A window of the Lactuca sativa cultivar Salinas chromosome 7, Lsat_Salinas_v11, whole genome shotgun sequence genome harbors these coding sequences:
- the LOC111877268 gene encoding 2S seed storage albumin protein, with product MAIRHAIVAVLLFVISIATLVQASTEVDCPKQIKQQSMQYCHMFLSRIETTTAMKQEEQKPHDSLLQRCCQQLGKLDESCRCMEIREFVRVQQRGTVWDASRMKRLLQEAPNLPKICKLGPTFCKI from the coding sequence ATGGCAATAAGACATGCAATCGTTGCAGTACTTCTTTTTGTGATCAGCATAGCAACTCTTGTACAGGCTTCAACAGAAGTGGATTGTCCTAAGCAGATCAAACAACAATCTATGCAATACTGTCACATGTTCTTATCGAGGATTGAGACTACTACTGCCATGAAACAAGAAGAGCAAAAGCCACATGACTCACTTCTACAACGTTGTTGTCAACAACTTGGGAAGCTAGATGAGTCATGTCGATGCATGGAGATACGAGAATTTGTGCGTGTACAACAACGAGGAACAGTTTGGGATGCTTCACGCATGAAGCGGCTATTGCAAGAAGCTCCAAATCTGCCAAAAATATGCAAATTAGGACCTACATTTTGTAAAATTT